The genomic stretch TCGCTGGCTGAACTAACTTCGGTAGAGAAACCAAATCCGTTTTATGTACTCTTTGACAGACCTAGTGATTTAGGAAATTTTGGATCTCTTTTACGATCGGCCGACGCTTTTCAAGTGGATGTCGTTTTTGTTTTGGGACACTCCATTGATGTTTATGATCCCAAGGTCATTCGCTCAAGTCTAGGAAGTGTATTCCATATAAAATTGGTATTTCTGGAGTCACTTACTCAATTGGAAACGTTTCTGAAAGATGAAAAGGAAAGATGTGGGTTAACGGTGGTAGGAACTGATTCAGAGGGCTCTCAATCTTTAATGGTTCAAAATTTAAATTCTCCCATTATGATTATTTTGGGGAACGAAGCCAAAGGGATGAGTGTTCATTTACAATCCCTTTGCGATTTTATAGTCAATATTCCCATGTTAGGTGTTGTTAATTCACTAAATGTTTCCTGTGCTGGCTCTATCCTACTTTGGGAAGTGGCAAAGAACCGAGGCAAATAGCACACAGTTTAACCATGTAATTCTTTTTTATCGGCAAGTAGCAATAGTTCCGTCGGGATTGTATTTTACGCTGGCTCCCGATGTGAACTGGATGTATTTGACCCCATCCACACAAACCTCGTCATAACCGAAATATTTGGCGCAACCACGAGATATGGTTCCGCATCCCACAAAAAATAAACTAAAAAACAACAAAATACGAATGGGTTTAAGTGGTTTCATTTGGCACTCCTTGGGTTGTGAAAATTCCATTCCAGACTTCTTCTAAGTGAGTTAGATGAGCAGTGAGTTGGTTTTTATGGTACATGACAATATTCGATTTCTTTAAATTGTGAACGGATTTTGGTATGTGATAAAGGATTTCTTTCGTGTGAACGGTTTCTTCTTCCCAATCAATGAGTTTAAATTGTTTTAGTTTTGCAAATATAGATTCAAGTTGGGTGTGAAAACTTTCTTTGCGCAGTTCAGAGGCAACCGCAATTTCTGGGAATGTTGATTCAATTTGTTTTTTGAGTTTTATAAGAAGGTCAATGAATTGGTTTTTTTTGATTTTAGTTTCTTTCCCAAATTTTAATAATACATAAGAAGTTAGATTTCCCAGTGTGATGGTATAATTTTTACCAAGTTTATCTCCCACAAGACGAATCACTTGATCCGCAGTTTGGTTTGAATCAATTTGAAAAGGTTTCCCGTATTTAATGTATAGTTTCGTTTTTTGATAGGAAAGATGGTCATACGTTAGCGTGAAGCTATTGAAATGGAGATTATCGATTTTGGATTTGATATAGTAAGCTCCACGTTTGATTTGGTTTAAAAAACCGTCATGGCTATAAGTTCCTTCCGGAAACATAAATAAATCGCGCCCTCTTTTGATATTGGCTACAAGTTCGGTCCACTCACTATCTACTTTGTCTCTTAGTTCGCCTGATTTGATCAGCTCTCTTGCATTATCGCGAAAAGGTCGTTTGATGGGAACGGCCCCAATGTAACGTAACAAAAAAGGAATGATTTTTGTGGCATCAATGAATTGGAAAATCCATTTGATAATTCCTTTTGCTCGAAATTCTTTTTGCAGAAACCCCGATTGTAACATGTCTTCTCTTGCGGGAATGATCATCTTGATTTTTGGTTGGAGTCTGCGATAGACCATAGATAGAGACACAACGTCCGCTTCCGATACATGGTTGCATAGTAAGGCTGAAGGGTAGGGGGTTTCAAAATGATCCAAGTTACCTGAAAAGTTTTCTTCTATGGAATGGAAAACCACTCCTTTGCCCAAACTGACTAATTTGATTAGAAAATCATAGAGAACCGTATGTTTTTTTGGTTTCATTGCGAATGGTATGGCCCTGTTGGTCATCGGAGTCAATTGGAAAAACGGCCATCCCTCCCGGCCTGGATCTGACAAAACGAAAAAACCTGCGATTCTGACTTGACCTTGTTCAAATACTGAACACATTTTGTAAAATGAATGGGACTCAGGGGGCGAAGCTACGCCTAGTGGGTCGCATCGAGCCGCTTTGGGGATTTTTGTCCCATCCTCCTATGAAAGATAATTATCAATACAATGACCACCACCTGAAGCTCTTACAATTGCTTCAAGAAAACCCACATTTATCTCAACGGGATGCCTCCGATGTCATGGGTTTGAGTCTTGGTAAGGTAAACTATATTCTAAAAGCATTTTTAGATAAAGGCCTGATAAAAATGAATAACTTTCGAAATAATAAAAATAAACTTTCTTATACCTATTTACTAACACCTAGGGGCATTGAAGAAAAGGCTCGTATGACTCTCCATTTTTATGAAGTGAAAAAAAGAGAGTATGAGGCACTTCGTGCGGAAGTAGAAAAGTTAGGTGATAGTTTGGAAAGTTTGGAAGCTTAGGCACTAGTGCATATACAGTGGTTACTTTTCTTTAAGGTAGGAATCAATTGAATCAAGATTCAAAAATATATATAGCAGGCCACAAAGGATTGGTAGGATCAGCTTTAGTTCGCCTCCTAAATCAATCAGGATTTAAAAATGTAATCGGAAGGACCCGTGCGGAAATGGACCTAGCGGATCAAACCAAAGTTTACGATTTTTTTGCCAAAGAAAAACCAGAGTATGTTTTTTTAGCGGCGGCCAAAGTTGGTGGGATTTTTGCGAACAATACGTATCCTGCTGAATTTATTTTTTCTAACTTACAAATTCAGAACAATATCATTGATGCCGCTTATAGAAACGGTGTTAAAAAATTATGTTTTTTGGGTTCATCTTGTATTTACCCAAAATTCGCAAAACAACCAATGGATGAAGGACAATTGTTGGATGGAAAATTGGAACCAACAAACGAGCCTTATGCGGTGGCGAAAATTGCCGGAATTGTGATGTGCCAATCCTACAATCGTCAGTATGGCACTAATTATATTTCTGTAATGCCTACTAATTTATATGGACCTGGTGACAACTACCATCCTGAAAATTCCCATGTTTTGCCTGCTCTCCTTCGTCGTTTTCATGAAGCCAAAATACAAAATTTGCCTGAAGTTGTGATCTGGGGTACGGGAAAACCATTACGTGAATTTTTATATTCCGAGGACATGGCGCGGGCCTGCATTTTTCTCATGCAAAATTATGATGTTACCACTGATCCGAAAGGTGGGGAACATGTAAATGTTGGATCTGGAATTGAAGTGAGCATCAAAGAATTAGCCGAAACGATTAAGAGTGTAGTGGGGTACGAAGGTAATTTAACTTTTGATCTTACGAAACCGGATGGAACTCCGAGAAAACTATTAGATGTCTCGAAACTCCATAAAATGGGCTGGAAACACGAGGTTGAATTAAAAGACGGAGTACGTGCTGCCTATACTGATTTTCTAGAAAACGGGAAACTCTAACATTGGCTAAGGTATTTGTTTCCACTTTCCCTTTTTGTAGAACTAGTAATGCTGCGTTAAAGATTTTGGAATCTAGCGGGCATAAGGTGGAGATCAATCCCTTGGGCCGTAAAATGAAGCCGAGCGAGGTTGTCGAATTTGCCCGTAACTTCGATGCCTTAATTGCGGGCACAGAAGATCTCACAGATCTTGTAACAGAATCTAAATCACTGAAATTGATCTCTAGAGTCGGTGTGGGGCTCGATAGTGTTCCCTTGGATCTGTGTAGAGAAAAAGAGGTTTCTGTGGCTTATACACCAGATGCTGTTTCTCCTGCTGTCTCCGAACTTGCTGTTTGTTTGATCGTGGATGGGATGCGAAAGGTATCCTTTGCCGATAGAGAGATTAGATCGGGTCAGTGGACAAGACCTTATGGGGAAAGAATCGGTGGGTCAACAATAGGAATTTTAGGTTTCGGTAGAATCGGCAAACGAGTTGCCTCTCATTTACTCGGGTATCTTCCGAAAGAGATTTTAGTTTGTGATTTGATAGACCAGAAAGAATCTATCACACAGTTTCTTGGAGTATCCACTAACATTCATAAAATGAATGAAACACTGGGGAAAAACTGGGGAAAAACTACGATTAAACAAGTTGATTTAGATACCTTGTTAAAAACATCCGATGCCATTACCATCCATGTTCCTCTAACGAATGAGACTAAAAATTTGCTAAATTTTGAGAACCTCTCACGTATGAAGCGGAATGCAGTTTTAGTCAACACGGCTAGGGGTGGAATTGTTAATGAAAATGATTTATACAAAGTAATAAAGGAAAACTTAATATCCTCTGCGGCCATGGATGTGTTTGAGGAAGAGCCATACAACGGCCCTTTACGTGAATTGGAAAATGTGATTTTGACCCAGCATATGGGTTCTTGTTCCAATGATTGCCGAGAAGATATGGAAAGAGAAGCGGCAGAAAATGTTGTTGGATTTTTTAGTGGTGGGCGTTGGGAGAGGGTAGTTTAGGTGAAAGTTTTTGAATCGGGGATTCAACTTTAATATGTTGTCTACCTTTATAAAGATATTAAATTACCTGCATCCGAGAAGGAAGGTTCAATTTATTGGATTGGGTATTCTGATTTTAATCTCATCAGTTTCT from Leptospira wolbachii serovar Codice str. CDC encodes the following:
- the fcl gene encoding GDP-L-fucose synthase, which encodes MNQDSKIYIAGHKGLVGSALVRLLNQSGFKNVIGRTRAEMDLADQTKVYDFFAKEKPEYVFLAAAKVGGIFANNTYPAEFIFSNLQIQNNIIDAAYRNGVKKLCFLGSSCIYPKFAKQPMDEGQLLDGKLEPTNEPYAVAKIAGIVMCQSYNRQYGTNYISVMPTNLYGPGDNYHPENSHVLPALLRRFHEAKIQNLPEVVIWGTGKPLREFLYSEDMARACIFLMQNYDVTTDPKGGEHVNVGSGIEVSIKELAETIKSVVGYEGNLTFDLTKPDGTPRKLLDVSKLHKMGWKHEVELKDGVRAAYTDFLENGKL
- a CDS encoding TrmH family RNA methyltransferase — protein: MGLKRPLKISVKNAEYQVLLALRTNRSKRSQEKEVFVEGTEGIKQLIEARWEVTRILYRDGVTLSQWGKSVLKNFTKAKQFEVAPNLYAELSEKENPSELIVTAKIYTHSLAELTSVEKPNPFYVLFDRPSDLGNFGSLLRSADAFQVDVVFVLGHSIDVYDPKVIRSSLGSVFHIKLVFLESLTQLETFLKDEKERCGLTVVGTDSEGSQSLMVQNLNSPIMIILGNEAKGMSVHLQSLCDFIVNIPMLGVVNSLNVSCAGSILLWEVAKNRGK
- a CDS encoding lysophospholipid acyltransferase family protein codes for the protein MKPKKHTVLYDFLIKLVSLGKGVVFHSIEENFSGNLDHFETPYPSALLCNHVSEADVVSLSMVYRRLQPKIKMIIPAREDMLQSGFLQKEFRAKGIIKWIFQFIDATKIIPFLLRYIGAVPIKRPFRDNARELIKSGELRDKVDSEWTELVANIKRGRDLFMFPEGTYSHDGFLNQIKRGAYYIKSKIDNLHFNSFTLTYDHLSYQKTKLYIKYGKPFQIDSNQTADQVIRLVGDKLGKNYTITLGNLTSYVLLKFGKETKIKKNQFIDLLIKLKKQIESTFPEIAVASELRKESFHTQLESIFAKLKQFKLIDWEEETVHTKEILYHIPKSVHNLKKSNIVMYHKNQLTAHLTHLEEVWNGIFTTQGVPNETT
- a CDS encoding MarR family EPS-associated transcriptional regulator; the protein is MSHPPMKDNYQYNDHHLKLLQLLQENPHLSQRDASDVMGLSLGKVNYILKAFLDKGLIKMNNFRNNKNKLSYTYLLTPRGIEEKARMTLHFYEVKKREYEALRAEVEKLGDSLESLEA
- a CDS encoding phosphoglycerate dehydrogenase, translating into MAKVFVSTFPFCRTSNAALKILESSGHKVEINPLGRKMKPSEVVEFARNFDALIAGTEDLTDLVTESKSLKLISRVGVGLDSVPLDLCREKEVSVAYTPDAVSPAVSELAVCLIVDGMRKVSFADREIRSGQWTRPYGERIGGSTIGILGFGRIGKRVASHLLGYLPKEILVCDLIDQKESITQFLGVSTNIHKMNETLGKNWGKTTIKQVDLDTLLKTSDAITIHVPLTNETKNLLNFENLSRMKRNAVLVNTARGGIVNENDLYKVIKENLISSAAMDVFEEEPYNGPLRELENVILTQHMGSCSNDCREDMEREAAENVVGFFSGGRWERVV